A window of Panthera tigris isolate Pti1 chromosome A3, P.tigris_Pti1_mat1.1, whole genome shotgun sequence genomic DNA:
GAGGGGACTCCCCGGCCACCTGCAGGTACCGCCGAGCCGAGGGAGCGTCGCTAGCAGCAACGCCTGGCCGCGGAGGAGGCTAGAGCCGAGGGGTCTCCGGGTCGGCGAAGGGCAGGAGCGGAGCCCGCCGCGGGAGCCGGCCGGCCAGCCCGCGGGCCCCGACGGCGCGCTCCCCCGTCGGCCAACGGCAGGCAGGCCCCGCGCGGCGAccggggggggcggcggcggcctcGGGCCTCGGGGCCTCGGGGCGGCCAGCCATGACCTTCGGGCGCAGCGGGGCGGCCTCGGTGGTGCTGAACGTGGGCGGCGCCCGGTACTCGCTGTCCCGGGAGCTGCTGAAGGACTTCCCGCTGCGCCGCGTGAGCCGGCTGCACGGCTGCCGCTCTGAGCGCGACGTGCTGGAGGTGTGCGACGACTACGACCGCGAGCGCAACGAGTACTTCTTCGACCGGCACTCGGAGGCCTTCGGCTTCATCCTGCTCTACGTGCGCGGCCACGGAAAGCTGCGCTTCGCGCCGCGGATGTGCGAGCTCTCATTTTACAACGAGATGATCTACTGGGGCCTGGAAGGCGCGCACCTAGAGTACTGCTGCCAGCGCCGCCTCGACGACCGCATGTCCGACACCTACACCTTCTACTCGGCCGACGAGCCCGGCGCCCTGGGCCGCGACGAGGTGCGACCGGGCGGTGCCGAGGCGGCCCCCTCCAGGCGCTGGCTCGAGCGCATGCGGCGGACCTTCGAGGAGCCCACGTCGTCTCTGGCCGCGCAGATCCTGGCCAGCGTGTCGGTAGTGTTCGTGATCGTGTCCATGGTGGTGCTGTGCGCCAGCACACTGCCCGACTGGCGCGCCGCGGCGGCCGATAACCGCAGCCTGGATGACCGGAGCAGGTACTCCGCCGGCCCTGGGAGGGAGCCCTCCGGGTAGGACGCACTGCTTCTCTGCCCGTCCCGTCCGTCCTGTCGCGTCTGTCCGTCCCGTCCGTCGGTCCCGTCTCCGTCCTATTTGCCTCCGGGCTGCCGAGCCAGGCTAGGTTCCCGGCCCAGCGAGGCCCCAGGCGGGGCCCCAGGCGTGGCCAGGCAGGGGATGGGTTTGTCCTCACTCCCCACTCCCTATTTACCTGGAACCAGGCGGCTCTGGTCCTTACACTAgactcccctcttttttttttttttttaatcttttaacatgtatttacccttgaaagacagagtgagagagggggagaggcagagaaggggagacacagaatctgaagcagcctctatgctgtcagcacagagcccgacgtggggctcgaactcacaaacggggaaatcgtgacccgagctgaggttggatgcttaatcgactgagccacctaggcgcccctacactCCCTTCTTGAGGGCGAGTCGCCAGGCATGGGGAAGGGCAGGTAGAGATAAACAAGCCTCCCATCTTTTAGTTTACTTTTGAGCAAATAGCAACTAATTagatttctttaaacttttattgTTAGCATTACAATTTAACCTTGGGTTAAGAGCAGTTTGAATTATTTGCCAATTTTTGGTGGTTGAAAAGACTGAAGTATTGTTATGGTGAAATGTGGTTTACTATGCACTGGCCACACATTCTAAACACTCTACATAATATGCACTTTAATGGAATTGTATTATCaaagagattaacaacaaaagACTCTAAATAATGGAtgtctgcccttttctctcttcttttcctaccAAGTATGTAGTTAGCAAAGCACCTGTTCACTGCTTGGTACC
This region includes:
- the KCNG3 gene encoding potassium voltage-gated channel subfamily G member 3 isoform X7, producing the protein MTFGRSGAASVVLNVGGARYSLSRELLKDFPLRRVSRLHGCRSERDVLEVCDDYDRERNEYFFDRHSEAFGFILLYVRGHGKLRFAPRMCELSFYNEMIYWGLEGAHLEYCCQRRLDDRMSDTYTFYSADEPGALGRDEVRPGGAEAAPSRRWLERMRRTFEEPTSSLAAQILASVSVVFVIVSMVVLCASTLPDWRAAAADNRSLDDRSRYSAGPGREPSGIIEAICIGWFTAECIVRFIVSKNKCEFVKRPLNIIDLLAITPYYISVLMTVFTGENSQLQRAGVTLRVLRMMRIFWVIKLARHFIGLQTLGLTLKRCYREMVMLLVFICVAMAIFSALSQLLEHGLDLETSNKDFASIPAACCCGRIVFPVTHLSVHLVTAGLIKSMENTNHPREGKTIANVRLNIVWLDYFSHI
- the KCNG3 gene encoding potassium voltage-gated channel subfamily G member 3 isoform X2 encodes the protein MTFGRSGAASVVLNVGGARYSLSRELLKDFPLRRVSRLHGCRSERDVLEVCDDYDRERNEYFFDRHSEAFGFILLYVRGHGKLRFAPRMCELSFYNEMIYWGLEGAHLEYCCQRRLDDRMSDTYTFYSADEPGALGRDEVRPGGAEAAPSRRWLERMRRTFEEPTSSLAAQILASVSVVFVIVSMVVLCASTLPDWRAAAADNRSLDDRSRYSAGPGREPSGIIEAICIGWFTAECIVRFIVSKNKCEFVKRPLNIIDLLAITPYYISVLMTVFTGENSQLQRAGVTLRVLRMMRIFWVIKLARHFIGLQTLGLTLKRCYREMVMLLVFICVAMAIFSALSQLLEHGLDLETSNKDFASIPAACCCGRIVFPVTHLSVHLVTAGLIKSMEVAICWSVTSSKDVKKQRWNITLKHLGDAEESSLGPARNSVPQCEQLESQ
- the KCNG3 gene encoding potassium voltage-gated channel subfamily G member 3 isoform X13, with amino-acid sequence MTFGRSGAASVVLNVGGARYSLSRELLKDFPLRRVSRLHGCRSERDVLEVCDDYDRERNEYFFDRHSEAFGFILLYVRGHGKLRFAPRMCELSFYNEMIYWGLEGAHLEYCCQRRLDDRMSDTYTFYSADEPGALGRDEVRPGGAEAAPSRRWLERMRRTFEEPTSSLAAQILASVSVVFVIVSMVVLCASTLPDWRAAAADNRSLDDRSRYSAGPGREPSGIIEAICIGWFTAECIVRFIVSKNKFTHLSVHLVTAGLIKSMEEPG
- the KCNG3 gene encoding potassium voltage-gated channel subfamily G member 3 isoform X4, giving the protein MTFGRSGAASVVLNVGGARYSLSRELLKDFPLRRVSRLHGCRSERDVLEVCDDYDRERNEYFFDRHSEAFGFILLYVRGHGKLRFAPRMCELSFYNEMIYWGLEGAHLEYCCQRRLDDRMSDTYTFYSADEPGALGRDEVRPGGAEAAPSRRWLERMRRTFEEPTSSLAAQILASVSVVFVIVSMVVLCASTLPDWRAAAADNRSLDDRSRYSAGPGREPSGIIEAICIGWFTAECIVRFIVSKNKCEFVKRPLNIIDLLAITPYYISVLMTVFTGENSQLQRAGVTLRVLRMMRIFWVIKLARHFIGLQTLGLTLKRCYREMVMLLVFICVAMAIFSALSQLLEHGLDLETSNKDFASIPAACWWVIISMTTVGYGDMYPITMPGRILGGVCVVSGIVLLALPITFIYHSFVQCYHELKFRSARYSRSLSAEFLN
- the KCNG3 gene encoding potassium voltage-gated channel subfamily G member 3 isoform X10, translating into MTFGRSGAASVVLNVGGARYSLSRELLKDFPLRRVSRLHGCRSERDVLEVCDDYDRERNEYFFDRHSEAFGFILLYVRGHGKLRFAPRMCELSFYNEMIYWGLEGAHLEYCCQRRLDDRMSDTYTFYSADEPGALGRDEVRPGGAEAAPSRRWLERMRRTFEEPTSSLAAQILASVSVVFVIVSMVVLCASTLPDWRAAAADNRSLDDRSRYSAGPGREPSGIIEAICIGWFTAECIVRFIVSKNKCEFVKRPLNIIDLLAITPYYISVLMTVFTGENSQLQRAGVTLRVLRMMRIFWVIKLARHFIGLQTLGLTLKRCYREMVMLLVFICVAMAIFSALSQLLEHGLDLETSNKDFASIPAACCYSSFCAPGDCRPDKVHGGARVKKLPSS
- the KCNG3 gene encoding potassium voltage-gated channel subfamily G member 3 isoform X6, encoding MTFGRSGAASVVLNVGGARYSLSRELLKDFPLRRVSRLHGCRSERDVLEVCDDYDRERNEYFFDRHSEAFGFILLYVRGHGKLRFAPRMCELSFYNEMIYWGLEGAHLEYCCQRRLDDRMSDTYTFYSADEPGALGRDEVRPGGAEAAPSRRWLERMRRTFEEPTSSLAAQILASVSVVFVIVSMVVLCASTLPDWRAAAADNRSLDDRSRYSAGPGREPSGIIEAICIGWFTAECIVRFIVSKNKCEFVKRPLNIIDLLAITPYYISVLMTVFTGENSQLQRAGVTLRVLRMMRIFWVIKLARHFIGLQTLGLTLKRCYREMVMLLVFICVAMAIFSALSQLLEHGLDLETSNKDFASIPAACCCGRIVFPVTHLSVHLVTAGLIKSMENTNHPREELGIKLQKQWGPQGICDNCI
- the KCNG3 gene encoding potassium voltage-gated channel subfamily G member 3 isoform X12, with protein sequence MTFGRSGAASVVLNVGGARYSLSRELLKDFPLRRVSRLHGCRSERDVLEVCDDYDRERNEYFFDRHSEAFGFILLYVRGHGKLRFAPRMCELSFYNEMIYWGLEGAHLEYCCQRRLDDRMSDTYTFYSADEPGALGRDEVRPGGAEAAPSRRWLERMRRTFEEPTSSLAAQILASVSVVFVIVSMVVLCASTLPDWRAAAADNRSLDDRSRYSAGPGREPSGIIEAICIGWFTAECIVRFIVSKNKFTHLSVHLVTAGLIKSMEVAICWSVTSSKDVKKQRWNITLKHLGDAEESSLGPARNSVPQCEQLESQ
- the KCNG3 gene encoding potassium voltage-gated channel subfamily G member 3 isoform X9; this translates as MTFGRSGAASVVLNVGGARYSLSRELLKDFPLRRVSRLHGCRSERDVLEVCDDYDRERNEYFFDRHSEAFGFILLYVRGHGKLRFAPRMCELSFYNEMIYWGLEGAHLEYCCQRRLDDRMSDTYTFYSADEPGALGRDEVRPGGAEAAPSRRWLERMRRTFEEPTSSLAAQILASVSVVFVIVSMVVLCASTLPDWRAAAADNRSLDDRSRYSAGPGREPSGIIEAICIGWFTAECIVRFIVSKNKCEFVKRPLNIIDLLAITPYYISVLMTVFTGENSQLQRAGVTLRVLRMMRIFWVIKLARHFIGLQTLGLTLKRCYREMVMLLVFICVAMAIFSALSQLLEHGLDLETSNKDFASIPAACCCGRIVFPVTHLSVHLVTAGLIKSMEEPG
- the KCNG3 gene encoding potassium voltage-gated channel subfamily G member 3 isoform X11, which produces MTFGRSGAASVVLNVGGARYSLSRELLKDFPLRRVSRLHGCRSERDVLEVCDDYDRERNEYFFDRHSEAFGFILLYVRGHGKLRFAPRMCELSFYNEMIYWGLEGAHLEYCCQRRLDDRMSDTYTFYSADEPGALGRDEVRPGGAEAAPSRRWLERMRRTFEEPTSSLAAQILASVSVVFVIVSMVVLCASTLPDWRAAAADNRSLDDRSRYSAGPGREPSGIIEAICIGWFTAECIVRFIVSKNKCEFVKRPLNIIDLLAITPYYISVLMTVFTGENSQLQRAGVTLRVLRMMRIFWVIKLARHFIGLQTLGLTLKRCYREMVMLLVFICVAMAIFSALSQLLEHGLDLETSNKDFASIPAACCYSSFCAPGDCRPDKVHGEHESST
- the KCNG3 gene encoding potassium voltage-gated channel subfamily G member 3 isoform X8 gives rise to the protein MTFGRSGAASVVLNVGGARYSLSRELLKDFPLRRVSRLHGCRSERDVLEVCDDYDRERNEYFFDRHSEAFGFILLYVRGHGKLRFAPRMCELSFYNEMIYWGLEGAHLEYCCQRRLDDRMSDTYTFYSADEPGALGRDEVRPGGAEAAPSRRWLERMRRTFEEPTSSLAAQILASVSVVFVIVSMVVLCASTLPDWRAAAADNRSLDDRSRYSAGPGREPSGIIEAICIGWFTAECIVRFIVSKNKCEFVKRPLNIIDLLAITPYYISVLMTVFTGENSQLQRAGVTLRVLRMMRIFWVIKLARHFIGLQTLGLTLKRCYREMVMLLVFICVAMAIFSALSQLLEHGLDLETSNKDFASIPAACCYSSFCAPGDCRPDKVHGGCHLLECNLFQGC